tggtttgaAGAATGTGAATAAGTAGTTTTATGTACCCTTTCACATAATAAGAATATGATAAATTAATaaacagcaagtttaaaacaatagGAAGTTCTTCACACGATGCACAGTTAACTGTGGAacctgttgccaggggatgttgtgaagactgaaattataactgggttcaaaagtgaatgagataaattcatggaaaataggtccatcaatgactattagccaaaatggtaagggatgcaaccccatgatcTGGATGTTGCTAAGCCTTTAACTCCAGGATCTGGGTCATTCGGTAACTGTCCAAATCCCTGTTATAGAGACCTAGTAACATTTTACTCAGAAAAGATTTATAAGCTATCAAAactgtaaaacaaagaaaaaatcacATTAGTATTAACACCCATTATTAGAATTATGTCAATTAAATTGAGGGTTGAAACATCCTTTGGTACCAGAATGTTTGATCACCTGGGAAACACGATCTTGACATTTCATTAAATATATAGTATGCAAAAGGAAGCCTATCCAATTAAATGGTTCTATTATGGCTGTTCTTGTCAGTTTGAGATTGTATTTTTCTCACCTTCCATTCACtaataaaaatctctctctgtacAGGGAAGCCCAAGGACCCAGCTGTTTTAGCCAAAGAATCACCTCTTCAGGAGTCCATTTAGCAACAGGTTTGTGGACAAGAAGATCATCTTCATATTCTCTGCTGCTCCAATGATACCCAAGCAAAACCACCTACAAAACAGCCAACAGATCTTTTTGGAATGTAGTATAAACATCATTGACTAAGTCTGGATCAAATGTTTGAAAGTCTTGCAGGTTTGATGGGGTACACTCAAATACCACTACAAATACAAATTTGAGTAAAATCTCCAAATTGTCAACATCGCCCACCCCCATTTATTTTCCATCCACAGTTGGCACTGAAATCTATAGTTAACACCAACTCCACCACTCCCCccccaaaatatatatatttgtcttTACTCGTCTGGAGCGCTTAAATTAAATGCTGATGGTGTTTGTCAATGATTTAAAACCATCAAGATGGTTTTCCATGTTTATCTGGAAAATGCATGGGTACGAAACTTACTGCCACACAAGTTAAAGCTGTCAGAACTCCAGAGAAAAAACCCCCTCCTCGAGGATTAATTCTTCTCACATTTGGAGGTGCATAAGTCTGATCATTTCCATGTTTTTGGAAGGCTTCAAGGCTGTGAGCTACATCACTGTTTTGCTGAATGTCTTCTTTTCTCTGTTCAATGTCATCAGGAAATAGCTTTTCAATAGCATCCCTGGAGAAACACATATCAGTCACTACAATATTTCACTGAGTCTATGAAAGTCTACAGCACCGAGAACTAGGACTCAGCTGCAAAGTGTATTTTACAGCTTATTAGTTACATATTAAGTTTTGAGTGAAAGGAGGTTTAGGCAATCAACATTAGTTAAAAGTTGAATAAAAGGTTTTTGTACACAGACATTAAATTTAAGGTTCACTATAAAGAAATATGTGACAAGAAAAACTGAAGTTTATACAATAACCACTATTCTAAATTTATATAGTCAGGATATACCTTAGTACTTCTGAAAGACAGCTAATAGGTTGTTATTCAATAACAGTGGCCAAGTCCAACAGTAAAGGCTAAAATCAACAGTGTAGACTATTTAACTGAATATTGTGTACACAGCTCAGAAAATTGCTTTcttaaaaaatgcaataaaagcGATTGTATGCAACTCAAAACACCTGCAAGTACTTAATCAATCAATACTTCTAGCACTGTGCTGTAATGAGATTAGAATGTATTCCAAGGAACTAAAACAGTACTCGCATTAAATACCACTGATCATTCAAAACTATAATTATTTCTAGTTGTGATATGTTGTTAAGAACTATgaaaagtgaggggggaaaacttaaggcatttaaaaaaaaaatctgaaaaaaaaaattcagagatcCACTCCAAAAGACAGAAGTGATTACTTGAACAGTTCAGAACAATTACATATTGTGAGAGACTGCAAACAAGCTCTGATTACGGAGTGGTTTTAAAAGTATATAGCAAAAAACAAGCAACAAAGTATGTATGTGTCTTTGCTTTTAGAAAGACCAAATAGATGCATTACAATCACCTGAGGAGGATGTTGACCTTGGGGAATCCTTCCCACTTTTCTCTGCATTCTGGACACTCATTGTTCTTAGAGGATACCCACCACAAGGCTAGGCAATGTCGACAGAAACTATGACCACAGTTCAAGGTGGTGGGATTCACCAGAATATCATAACAGCAGTGGCAAGAGAACTCACTAACTGAAATCAGATGGCTGATCTCAGGAGAAGCATCTGCTTTAACTTTCaacttctcattctctctctgtaACTTCACATCTTCCTCCATTTTCCCTTTGTGCATCAGATCGCCAGAAAGCACACTCCAAGTCTTTAGATCATGCGAAGCATTATTAATTCTGCAAAACAATGAAAAAGGCAATTATTTTCTCTTTAACAAAACCTAAGGAAGTATTAGAAACAGCATTAATACAATGACCAAATTTTCCGTGTGACATGTAATGTTATATCCTCAATGTTTTAGCTCAAATTCACCAAATTTTTTATCATCATTTTGCTAGAGTACCAATTCTAGCAGATGTAGCATCACGTTCTACCTTCTCTCAGTTATAATACATCCAGTACAGACTACAATTAAAAGCAGACTCTGGATGTACCCAACTAAAATAGCTGAAACCCTAAGTCCTTGTCATTTTCTTGCCCTTCATTTATAATCAGATACAAAATAACCAACACCACAACAAATATCTGTAAGCACTTCCCAAGACAAGATCAAAGgtgagtttgttttattttagcaaACTATGTATTTAATCAAATCACCACACTAAGCAACACTTAAAAAGTTTAACCTAAAAATGTGGTATACTATTATCACATATGGTATACTATGATCAGATTTCCTCTGCCCATTCTTGCCCTGCACATTCCCATGTAGAGTCCCCAGCCTCCTACAGAGGCAGACTCCATAAAATAAATGTAGCTCTGTGCAAGGGCTGGCGAGCATAGACTTCACTGCAGAATAGGGGCCCAATTACCTTCCCTAACATTAGATGGTCACAGTGCAAAGGGGCACATATCTCCCCAGCAAAAACAGCGATTTTAATTTTCTACAGTCTCATCATTTCAGAAGACCTATTCTATTGAGGTAAAGTTTAGTGGGAAGATCGGGCACTCAAATCTATTTAGGGCGTTTGGAGTCAGATCAAACACATTGTTCAGATTACCAGTCatctttcacattttattttttcaggtgCTCTTCAAATTTTCTTCATTTGCTGCATCGATAGCGGCAAACAGACATGGGCGTCAGCGCAGGGCCTCAGGCAGCAGCACAAGGGCCGGGCTTTGGGGTGCAGACAGCGGGCCGGAGGTCACAGCTCAGCCACGTACCGCGGCACACCCCGCGCGTGGAGCCCCGGCCCCTGTGAGGCAGCGGCACGCAGCCCACCTACCGCTCCACGGCCCCTCCCTCGGGGGcggctgggctgagcctgccctgccTGGCGCCCTCTCGCGGGGATTCCCCCCTCCTCGGAACCAGGAGCCTCCTGGCGGGGACACGTGCAGCCCCGACTCCTACACTAACGGGCTGGCCACGGCACTGAGGACGCTCTCGGGGCCCGCCTGGGAAGCGGCCCAGGAGGAGAGCGGTGAGGCCAGATCCTGGGAAACCAGCCCCCGCCCGACGCGCGCCCGCCGTCACTCACTGCTCCTGATGATCTCCATCCCCGCCCCAGGCCGGCCGGAGCCCCGAGCACTTCCGGAAACAACCCTCCTCCCCCGCCGGGCACGTGAGCGCTCACATGAGCGCCCGAGTCCGGAGGCCGGCGGGGACAGCTGCCATATTGTCCCCCGAGGCGCCAGAGAAATGGATTTACCAGACAAACCCCTTCCATAGtgtagtacaggggtaggcaacctagggAATGTGTGTCGAAGggggcacacgagctgattttcagtggcactcccactgcccAGGCCTTGGCCAGTCTTCCAGGGGGCTATGcactttaatgtaattttaaatgaagcttcttaaacattttaaaacccttatttactttacataccacaacagtttagttatatattatagacttataggtagagatcttctaaaaaccttctgaaaggttgccaacccctggtgtagtAAGTACCTACAGGCTAAATCAGTGCAAGTGCAGCTGTAGTTTTTCTActgtagcagtggttctcaaactttttgtattggtgacccctttcacacagcaagcctctaagtgtgaCACACGCCCCTCCCCATAAATTAAATTCaggtttttaatgtaatttaatttaacagCTGCTTGGGGCTGACAGCTCACTGTGCATGGCTGCGCTTGGGGCTATCAGTCCCTTACCCCCACATAACCACCTaatgacccctccccccagtttatCAGCCCCTGTACTGTAGCTATACCTTCACAGTGAGAATGAAAAGGTTTAACACACTGTGCTGTAGGGAGAAAagaagagaacaaaggaaaaactaaAAAATGGGAGGGAAAGATTTTGACAGCTATGAATTGTTATGGATTTGGCTCAATGGAGAAGAGGAAGCTGGAGGAAATAAAGCATATACTTACTGTCCCTGTAGTAAGGATGAAGAGGGATTTCCCACTTTCCAAATGACAGAAGTATTTCATAAACATACACAGTACTAGAAAAATACATGTCTGCCTTGTAGGTAATAGCCATCTTCAATATATAAGGTGGCAGTTATCTGCTATATGATACATTTGCACAAGAGTGGGAAACAGAAACGTGGTCTAGCACCTCAGAGGAAACATCCACCTGCTCAACACATGCACTGAAATCTTaattgtccacactgacagcaaaTTAATTTTTCAAGTTTCCAGCAAGATTAAATTAATCAGGAAGTTTACATCTATTGCTGAGGTATAATGTTAATTTAAACATAGATTAAAGTTTGCTGTATGAAAGTGAActataattggaaaaaaaattttgcttttaattctACAGAATATGTCTAAAGAGATCCTTACACTTCTTACTGGCTTTTCCTTTCCACAACACTGAACATACCCCTTCAATCCCACCATAGTTCTGTTTTTTTCCAGTGTTGAGAGAGACTGAAGTCTGGCCTTTTGAGTCTCTTAAAAAATGCCTTATCTTTGTCAAACTGGTCCAGTGTAAGTCATCTGGAAAGCATTTTTACCTGAGACCAGAAGAAGAGACCAACTTGCAGTAAAGCATATCAAGAACAGAGGAAAAAAAGCACCACATGGCAGAGAATCATATGGATGAGTCAGTGAGAGAAAAAAGAATGATATAGAGGGAAGAGGGTGAGACAATGAAGAGTAAAATGAAATaggattccctcccccccccaaagaagaTCAATGCATTAAAGAGAGTTAAAATCTCTTTAATATTACTTTCCAAGGGTACCAATTGCCATAGAGATGTAGCCCACAGAAAGGGAGAGGAGGTGGACCATgcgttagtcatctcttttctaagttgatGAAAGTTTAGAACATTTACAAAGTTGTGGTAAAAATGCTGCACTAGCACTCCCACAGTTGCCAGCGCCTGTGCATATCTATTAGCAGTAGTAGAAGAATTTAAAAACATCCTCAGGGAAAAAAAGGGCAACAGGATTTGGAGCTATTACTTTAAATCATGGGATAAAATCTAGACCTAGCCATGACAAAGTGCTATCCAATGACTGTTAAATTAGTAGTGTAAAAGTTATCTATTCAACATAATAGAATCACAGTAACAGTACTTCCTTCTCTCTCACCACCTTatacaaatgaaaaatgaaatccCATAAGAGCTAGAATTCCTACACTAAACAAACTTTATCTATCTCAGTCCTTCTCTAATAGGTGGGCAAACAGATAGGCAAAtagatggtacgcccacatcttgaatattgtttacaaatgtggtctcctcatctcaaaaaagatatactggcactagaaaagattcagagaagggcaactaaaatgattaagggtttggaatgggttccataagaggagagattaaagaggcaaggacttttcagcttggaaaagaggagactaagggaggatatgatagaggtatataaaaatcatgagtgatgtggagaaagtagataaggaaaagttatttacttattcccataatacaagaactatgggtcaccaaatgaaattaatggacagcaggtttaaaacaaataaaaggaagttcttcacacagcacacagtcaacttgtggaactccttgcctgaggaagttgtgaaggctaggactataacagcatttaaaagagaactggataaattcgtggaggttaagtccattaatggctattagccaggatgggtaaggaatggtgtccctagcctctgtttgtcagagggtggagatggatggcaggagagagatcacttaatcattacctgttaggctTACTccttctgaggcacctggcactggtcactgtcgatagacaggatactgggttagaaggacctttggtctgacccagtatggccgtttttatgttttATAATATACACAGAAAAGAAATATGTTCAACCTTTATTTTATACATAGCAAACTATAAGGGAAACatgcaaaaaagaaaatgtatactGAAATAAcatggaagtaaaaaaaaaacaattatgaaCTGACAATGTTAAAAAGCTTTAGAAGATAACAAGAAAATATACTTCAAAAACGTAGTATTAATTTTCTGTGCAATCTTATTTCGACCTCTGTATCCTAAAAGGTCAAGGCATCCaaaagtggaaagaaaaaaatcacctctGTCCTTTTCATCCTTATACCTTCCCTTCTCTAATGAGTTCCACCCCAGTGTGCGGCCCATCTGTGAGGCTTTCCTAATTGGTTAAAGTTatctttgttatttatttgtattgtagaaGCACCCATGATCCCCACTCATGGGCCAGGATCTGATTGTGCCAGGAACTGAACAacagatgattaaaaaaaatcagtccctgcccccaaagcgcTTACAGTTAAGGCCctctcctgcaaacacttaacatGCATGTGTAACTTTATTACTGTGAGTGGTCCCACTGATTTACAGGGGATCCTCACAGTAGTAAAGTCAAGCATaagagtgtttgcaggattgtgaGCTAACTCAGCTAAGCACTATATTATGAGATCTATCCACTCAATTCTAGTGAAGAAGGAATAATatcttaaaaagaaattaaaggcCTTTGCAATTCTGATGGGATTTAAATGTTCACTCTATTGTGTATTGCAAATGCATAGCTTAATCCTGTAAATACTTACTCATGAATATTAttatttactcatgtgagtaaatatGAGTGGAAGATCAGGTTCTTAATTGTGTCGAATAAACTTGGGTTTGAGAGAATGAAAGATCTAATTCTGATTGTTTTAAATCATTTATCCCAAATCTTTACTCAAGGTAGCCCTCAGAAGGGCTAAATCAAACTTTGTGTCCCAGTTTAAAATAATGCTTTTTAAATTCATAAAAATTAAGAGGATATAATAAAAATCATAGGTGTTTCAAACACCTTTCTGTAACTTGTTTCTATGAGAAAGCAAAACCGATATGgaaaaatatacataaaaaacaacaaaacgcACCATATACTTTTACATATATGAAAAGACTAGGGCCTTGATCCTGAAACCGTTATGTCTATGCAGATATCCACTAGTCAATCTGCAGGACGGAAACAttagaagtcaatggggctccatCTGGAATCATATTACAAAATTAAACTTAATTGACTTAAATAAAACTACTCATAatgcaaaaaattaaattcacaCTTAAGTCTTTACAGATTCAGGGCTGTAATTTGTAAAGAAAAGAAGTCTATCAATAAATTGCAAAGTTAAATGATTATTTCAGAGACCAAAGTTTCTTAAAAACTAGGCACTAATAATCCTGTATAAAATATGTATCCATAAACATAATTTTGGCGTAAAAAATCAAACAAGACCAAAAAAAGATCACATTGAAAATACATAATTTACTCAAAAAGAttctacatattaaaaaaaaattgaagatcaTGTGCCAAGAATTATAGAAAATCAGTCACATCAATCCATCAGCATAGATTGAATCAAGAGTCATTTAGGCCCAGGAACACATGTATTTTTCCAACTCTTACTATCAGAATCCAAATGATCACTGTTCAGATATCACAGCAATAAATTTGGATTCAAGGACCCTTTTAGCCTTCACctagtaaaaaacaaaatcccaaatCTAGCAATGCAATTAAGTCAACGGGGCTCCATATGAGTGCTAGGGTCCACATGTATGCGTCACACTTCAGCATTAGGGCCTAAGGTGCAGATTTTGGAAAGAATAGGATTTATGctccaggtgcttttgaaaatcccactagccaCTTTTCTACATCTTTAGGCAactaaattcctttaaaaatctggccttaagaaACTACTTTAatacttaaaagaaagaaagagttcaAACACCACCAATCAAGTACATAATATTACTCAAAGTtaaattttatttgattttaaccATAGTTGACTGTTTGATTCCTTTTTAGTTCaatcaaaacaaataaattaaaggCACTAGAGGAAAAAACAGCAAATATCAGAGCTCCTGAAACAAGTTGGCAGAAAAAAATCCTTAAGAGCATGGTATATTTTTCAACCAATTCCTCAGTCTGTTCTTTAGGTctgaagaagtggaaacttgttgcttatttcatttaattatCTTGCAGTTATACTGTCTTTACAAGGGTCAATTAATTGATTGTGAAGGTGTTAGAAGACAATGTTTTAATTGATTATACTTCTGTGTTGATGAAGGAAGTGTAAATATTCTAATTAAGATAACCATTGCTTTCAGTTGATATTGTGACCTTTTGTTAGACAGACACTAGCCTTGCATTCAGGAAATATAGACTGATACATTATGATATAATAGGACATGTATTAAATGTCTCATTTTGTAAAGAAATATCAAAACTTGTTAGTTAGGAGCCTTAATATTATTATGTTAACACAACTCAGCTAACTTGTTTGTTCCCTGAGCATGATATTTATATTATAAAGTTTGCTGATAAATGCTGTCAtggtaacagaaaaaaaaaaaaaccaaacaaaaaacccttaaaGAGTGTGCAGACCTTTCAGTTGGTTTGATCCTTCAAATGGAAAAAGAATCCACTAATCCCCCAAATTCAGGGAAAATATTATCAAAATTGATTTTATTCTATTGTATTatcatttataataaataaatagatagtTTACTAATCATTCTAAGAAGTAATTTATCATATACCTTTTCTTTTAGCTATTTTACACTGACTCCTCCTCTGCCCAATATGATATATCTATTAAGGGAAGGAAAGGTGAAAATTGTATCATTGGCTGCTAATTGGCTATAAGAAGTGTCAAATTAGCTGTGtaatttacaataaaatataaaaactgtgCTAAGGGTCTTGCTTTGAAATAATCTTGATTCTGTAGTGTGAGGAGGTGTATTGATTagtattttagaaatatttaaattatatagCTATAAAATATCTTAAATAGAAAAGGGTTTTGATAAATATGGATCATGATGTTTTCACTTATGTACTTTagctatttttgcttttaaaaatgctacAGTATATAGTAAAAACTTTGTTACTTAAGATTCTCACAAACTTGTCTACACTATTACGTGGGGTCGATCTAAGatgcacaacttcagctacgtgaatagcgtagccgaagtcgatgtacttagatctatttaccgcggtgtcttcactgcagtaagtcgacagctgacgctctcccgtcgactctgcttgcactcctcgttctggtggagtaccagagttgatgggagagcattcACAGTTGATTTATCatgactagacgtgataaatcgccccccgctggattgattgctacccgccgatccgacagacagtgtagacaagcctaagAGTACTATATCATAGTAATCTAATCGTCTTAAATGGTGTGCTTTAGAATACTTAACTATTGAATAATATTATCTAATTAGAATTCATTTAGAGAAATTTGTCATTCTAGTCTACATACAATTTTCAAAATactttgctttaaaaagtcaAGCTTTCTAAGTAACATTCTCTAATTAACTTAtgtcttttaaatgttttttgttttaagtgtaTACTATTTTGCCAAAAAGTTTAAAATTCCAGTGATGGAAAACTTCTAAAGTATTCCTAAATATCTTGCTGTTTTAGAGTCTAGTGAATGGTATTCAGGGCCGGTAgtatcatttaggcagcctaggcaatcgcctagggcgccaggattagtgagggggtggcattttgccggaggggcggcaagtggctccggttgacctgccgcaggcatgcctgcggagggtccattggtccgcggctccaacggaccctctgcaggaatgcctgcggcagctccaccagagccgcgggatcagcgcgggggcggcaaaatggccatgcgcctagggcgcgagaaaccctggtgccggtcCTGATGGTATTGGCCTGTGGGATGGTGAGACCAGAGGAAGAAGGTTGCTAAAATATTATAGTAATAAGAAATGGCTGGCATTAGCTGCTGGTCTGAATGTTGAAAATATGTAGAACTTGCAGTAAAACAACTCaaaacttaggccatggctacactggctcgctgcaactttctcactcaggggtgtgaaaaaacacacccctgaacgctgcaagatacagtactgtaaagcgtcagtgtaaacagtgccgcagcactgggagcgcgactcccagtgctgcaagctaaaccccatgaggatgtggaatacatgcagcgctgggagagagctagtggcgctgcgactacactcacacttcaaagcgctcccgtggcagcgctttgaagtttcaagtgtagccataccctcagtaatCATAATGAAAAAATGTCTTAATATTTTTACATTGGTGTTATCAGTAAAATTAGAAACTCTAAATCTCATATTACAATGAAGTATTTCTTTAACTGTTGGCACAAAGCCCAGTTTCCCTTCACTTTCAGCCCTAGTGTTTGAGGAGGTACCATTATTAGAGTTTACTGAAACTCCAGACAGGTGGGAGCATTAcctaaaaaagaaacatttttgcttttatggaggagggaagggagaaagggaacCTGAGTGACTGAACAGCTTAAACATCCCTACTCAGAAAAGTGCTTGAGCAAGACTGGATTTGAACATAAAAGAAATTACAAACTTAAACATTTATACAAGC
This sequence is a window from Gopherus evgoodei ecotype Sinaloan lineage chromosome 10, rGopEvg1_v1.p, whole genome shotgun sequence. Protein-coding genes within it:
- the BFAR gene encoding bifunctional apoptosis regulator isoform X4, which gives rise to MHKGKMEEDVKLQRENEKLKVKADASPEISHLISVSEFSCHCCYDILVNPTTLNCGHSFCRHCLALWWVSSKNNECPECREKWEGFPKVNILLRDAIEKLFPDDIEQRKEDIQQNSDVAHSLEAFQKHGNDQTYAPPNVRRINPRGGGFFSGVLTALTCVAVVLLGYHWSSREYEDDLLVHKPVAKWTPEEVILWLKQLGPWASLYRERFLLVNGRLLLTITDEDFTKTPYHIENSSHRKAIIMELERVKTLGVKPPQNLWEYKAVNPGKSLFLLYALKSSPRLSMLYLYLFDYTEIFLPFIYTVCPVQEDEYEDTITKLLPDSSSSVLPGPHKGP
- the BFAR gene encoding bifunctional apoptosis regulator isoform X3, coding for MHKGKMEEDVKLQRENEKLKVKADASPEISHLISVSEFSCHCCYDILVNPTTLNCGHSFCRHCLALWWVSSKNNECPECREKWEGFPKVNILLRDAIEKLFPDDIEQRKEDIQQNSDVAHSLEAFQKHGNDQTYAPPNVRRINPRGGGFFSGVLTALTCVAVVLLGYHWSSREYEDDLLVHKPVAKWTPEEVILWLKQLGPWASLYRERFLLVNGRLLLTITDEDFTKTPYHIENSSHRKAIIMELERVKTLGVKPPQNLWEYKAVNPGKSLFLLYALKSSPRLSMLYLYLFDYTEIFLPFIYTVCPVQEDEYEDTITKLLDYSSKNVEPFLESVNPGSFCCCLLAHYSSVCLQLSVLLGLVL